CCGAGTGCAAAAACTTACAGCATTTTGATGAATGGCTGGGGGGAAGTTAGTGATCCCAATGAGGCTCGCAAGTTGTTCGATGAAATGCTTGAGAGAGGGTGTTTGGTAGATGTTCTTACTTATAATTGTTTGCTGAAGTCACTGTGCAAAGGAGGTAATTTGGATGAAGCATACAAGGTGTTTCGAGAGATAAGGTCAAAAGGATTGGAACCGGATGCTTGGAGTTATTCGATATTCATTCATGCTTCCTGTGACAGAAACGACATTCATTCAACTTTTAGAGTCCTTGATAGAATGAAAAGATACAACCTTGTACCTAATGTGTATACTTATAATCATATTATAAAGACTCTTTGTAAGAGTGGCAAGGTGGAAGAGGCTTATCAACTTTTGGATGAAATGATTGAGAGAGGAGCTAGACCAGATGTGTGCAGTTATAATGCAATTCAAGCTTTCCACTGTGATCATTGTGAAGTAAATAAGGCCCTTAGGCTGATCTCAAGAATGGATAATGACTATTGTGTGCCAGATCGGCATACTTATAATATGGTTCTCAAAATGTTGATCAGGGTGGGCAGATTTGATAGGGTGATGGAAGTTTGGAAGGGTATGGAAGAGAGGGGTTTCTATCCTTCTGTTTCGACATATGCAGTCATGATCCATGGCCTCTGTCAGAAGAGAGGAAAACTGGAGGAAGCATGTGAATACTTTGAGATGATGATTGATGAAGGGTTACCACCATATCCATGTACTATTGAATTGTTGAGGAACCGTCTATTGGGCTTGAGGTTCCTGGAGCGCATACAAGTACTTGCAGAAAAGATGGAGCGAAGCACCTCTTGTTCAATACAAGAGCTGTCAAACACAATGAGAGGTGATAAAACCTGTGGAAGATTGAGAAGTGAAGAACAGAACTAGC
This window of the Malania oleifera isolate guangnan ecotype guangnan chromosome 6, ASM2987363v1, whole genome shotgun sequence genome carries:
- the LOC131157203 gene encoding pentatricopeptide repeat-containing protein At1g52640, mitochondrial, which translates into the protein MAIRPFASRSKAFLYTFHSFRSSHFSHPHKACLSLLASPSSHPSNTHFFRPFTHSHDPPPPDQPSSPEEINEICRILSDFRRPHHDIDPALAPFSSKMSSNLVEQVLKRCKNLAFSAHRFFLWAQRIKGFNHSRESYHILIDVLGSSRQFPLVWDFLSEMRETRCCEISPQIFRVIFRAYSRANLPLDAIRAFNKMADFGIKPGLDDLDQLLYVLCKRNHVKHAQQFFDRVKLEFEPSAKTYSILMNGWGEVSDPNEARKLFDEMLERGCLVDVLTYNCLLKSLCKGGNLDEAYKVFREIRSKGLEPDAWSYSIFIHASCDRNDIHSTFRVLDRMKRYNLVPNVYTYNHIIKTLCKSGKVEEAYQLLDEMIERGARPDVCSYNAIQAFHCDHCEVNKALRLISRMDNDYCVPDRHTYNMVLKMLIRVGRFDRVMEVWKGMEERGFYPSVSTYAVMIHGLCQKRGKLEEACEYFEMMIDEGLPPYPCTIELLRNRLLGLRFLERIQVLAEKMERSTSCSIQELSNTMRGDKTCGRLRSEEQN